GACAAGTTCTGGTAACCTATGATCTTTTAGGGTTACTAACCGGTTTTCAACCTCGTTTTGTGAAGCGTTACGCCCATCTCGATAAAATAATTCTAAAAGCACTGACAAAATACCGTAAAGATGTTTTGCGCGGAAGTTTTCCGGGAAAAAAGCACAGCTTTGAAATTTCCAAAGAAGAACTACGCAGCCTTAAGGGATCAGACTAAAAACTATTATGAATTGTAAAAATCATCCCGCAGAAAAAGCGAATTACACCTGCGAAAGCTGTAAGGCCAATTTTTGCACGCCTTGCATCACCGCGCGTCAGATCACGCCCGGATTTACGGCGTATATTTGTAAAGAATGCGGAGGAAAATGCAATCCCTTTGGCGACGAAAAGGCAAAACCACCCGTTAAGCCGCGCAAGGTCATCTTTCTGGAAGAAACAAAGATCGACGAGAAAAGCGTGAAGAAAGAAAAAGCTCAAGCGCCGGCCGCGCAAATCCCAAAGAAAGCTGGCCAGCCGAATTTTTGGAAGAGCTTGCCGGGAACGCTTATCTTTCCTTTAAGAGGGAAAGGGGTTTTCGTTGTTCTTATTTTGAGCGCTATCGTATTTGCCTCGGAATATTTTGCCGAAATCGTTCATACAAATCCGTTTTTACAAATTCTATGGGTTATATTTTTTACTTATTCTTTTGTCTATGGCCTTAAAGTTTTGGATGACGCCATTAAAGGAGAGCCGCGTTTAAGCGCCTGGATCGATCTAAAGTTTTGGTTGAATATTATTTGGCCGATGGTGTATGTGATTCTTGCTTCGCTCTTGTGCTTTTTACCGGCCGCTGCGTATTTTCTACTAAAACAAAAATTTGACGTGATCTTCTTTCCACTTTTGGGAGGCGGCGTATTCTTTCTGCCTATGTTTTTTGTGCGAGTGATGGCCTTTAAGAAACCGGCGACGATAAATCCCATAAAAACAGTGACATCGATCGCGCGAACATTTTTTGCTTACTTGATCTTATGCGTATTGATCTTTGGGTTGACATTCGGCTGGTTTTACTTGACGATGGATTTTTCTTTGGATTATCTTACCGGCTATGAACAAATTGTTTCCGTGCTGAGCAGCTTTGTTTTTGTTTATTTTCTTTTGATCGTGGCACGGCTATTAGGGATTTTTGGGCGGTTTTATCAACAGAAGATCGGTTAAAAAGGAAATTTATCCAAGATGAAAAAATGCCCGTTTTGCGCGGAAGAAATTCAGGACGAAGCGACCAAATGTCGTTTTTGCGGGGAATTCTTAACGCAAGAAGCGAAAGAGCAAAAGCTCAAATGGTATTACCGCACGCCTTTTTTGATCTTTGGGTTTTTCATTGCCGGGCCGCTCATTTTGCCGGTTGTCTGGACCAATCCCAAATTCAGCCGGACGACGAAAATTGTCATTACGGTGCTTGCGTTGGGCGTTACGGGGCTGTTGATCCAGTTGTCCGCGGTAACCATTGACGCGATGCTAAAACATATTCAGGATCTCGATAGCACCTTTAAGGGAATTTTGTAATTCTTGCAAAAAAGGCAAAGCAAAATCCTTGCTTTTTAAAAAACTTTCAGATAGAATAAGCCCCAATTGATTTGCCGTGTATGAAAATGGCTAATGGCAGTATCACGACGTGAAGGATATTTCTTGAAACCGAACTCAATAGTAGATATGGAAAAGATTGTCGCTCTTTGT
The nucleotide sequence above comes from Candidatus Omnitrophota bacterium. Encoded proteins:
- a CDS encoding zinc ribbon domain-containing protein — encoded protein: MKKCPFCAEEIQDEATKCRFCGEFLTQEAKEQKLKWYYRTPFLIFGFFIAGPLILPVVWTNPKFSRTTKIVITVLALGVTGLLIQLSAVTIDAMLKHIQDLDSTFKGIL